From Ostrinia nubilalis chromosome 9, ilOstNubi1.1, whole genome shotgun sequence, one genomic window encodes:
- the LOC135074895 gene encoding lipase 3-like gives MSQKLIICAVLIISQFLPNNGYALDDFFKEQTDVMNTFFKNQFQRVEQAVNTQYDEAVKVQTKVKDYIEEQKKKISDDVNNYVDKVKDNGRYFVDTWSFMPTEDPESRLVNPDLVLSVPSIISRNGYNCETHTVLSKGYLLNVHRIPRPKHGGQIPKKTVLLQHGLFASSADWIMNGPEKSLGYILADAGYDVWMTNIRGNKYSKEHAWYKENTKEYWNFSWNEVALYDIPAVIDYIRNIKGEDTKIAYVGHSMGTTILFTMLSLRPEYNDKLSVGVALAPEVFISNMKSPIKSLASIASHLAHTEMIYGAHEFLPKKSFLGRMNKMCEAENMDVSVCNNVVFYICGADEEQYNKTLLPFFLSNLGTGTSWKTALHMSQMVLAEKFQQFDYGYAERNQRIYGSDSPPEYDLSKVTLNVTLFWAKNDLLSDERDVMKLHEKLPHSTLYLVPFEKFNHMDYLWAKDAPRLVNDKVMEVLNKAMDTENRNVFFSFKF, from the coding sequence ATGTCTCAGAAGTTAATTATCTGTGCTGTGCTAATTATATCGCAATTTCTGCCAAATAACGGCTACGCGCTCGACGATTTCTTCAAAGAACAGACAGATGTAATGAACACATTCTTCAAAAACCAATTTCAACGCGTGGAACAGGCTGTCAACACACAATACGACGAGGCTGTTAAAGTGCAAACGAAAGTGAAAGATTACATAGAAGAACAGAAGAAGAAAATCTCCGACGAtgtcaacaattacgtcgataAAGTCAAAGATAACGGAAGATACTTCGTCGATACGTGGTCCTTCATGCCAACTGAAGACCCTGAGTCGAGACTGGTAAACCCAGATCTAGTTTTGTCTGTTCCATCAATTATTTCACGAAACGGTTACAATTGTGAGACGCACACGGTTTTGTCCAAAGGTTACCTTCTAAACGTACACAGGATACCAAGACCGAAACATGGAGGACAGATACCGAAGAAAACGGTTCTGCTGCAGCACGGACTATTCGCGAGTTCTGCTGATTGGATCATGAATGGACCAGAGAAGTCTCTCGGGTATATTCTGGCAGATGCCGGATACGATGTCTGGATGACGAATATTAGAGGGAACAAATACTCCAAAGAACATGCCTGGTACAAAGAAAATACCAAGGAGTATTGGAACTTTTCATGGAACGAAGTGGCGTTGTACGACATACCGGCTGTCATAGATTACATTAGGAACATAAAGGGGGAAGACACGAAGATAGCTTATGTCGGGCATTCGATGGGGACCACGATTCTGTTCACGATGCTGTCGCTGCGACCAGAATATAACGATAAATTAAGCGTAGGCGTAGCGTTGGCTCCTGAAGTTTTTATATCAAATATGAAATCCCCCATTAAATCTCTAGCCAGCATCGCGAGCCATCTTGCGCACACCGAGATGATATACGGCGCTCACGAGTTTTTACCGAAAAAGTCATTTTTGGGGCGAATGAATAAGATGTGCGAGGCTGAGAATATGGATGTTTCTGTGTGTAATAATGTTGTATTCTACATTTGTGGAGCAGACGAGGAGCAGTACAACAAAACTTTGCTGCCTTTCTTTCTGTCAAACTTGGGCACGGGTACGTCTTGGAAGACTGCTCTTCATATGTCTCAGATGGTGTTAGCGGAGAAGTTCCAGCAGTTCGATTATGGTTATGCGGAGCGGAATCAAAGGATCTATGGGTCAGATAGTCCCCCTGAGTATGATTTGAGCAAAGTCACGTTGAATGTTACGTTGTTTTGGGCGAAAAACGATTTGTTGTCAGATGAGAGGGACGTGATGAAGCTCCACGAAAAGTTGCCGCATTCGACGCTGTACTTAGTGCCCTTTGAGAAGTTTAACCACATGGATTACTTGTGGGCGAAGGACGCTCCCAGATTAGTTAATGACAAAGTTATGGAAGTACTCAATAAGGCCATGGACACCGAAAACAGAaacgtatttttttcgtttaaattttaa
- the LOC135074790 gene encoding enoyl-CoA delta isomerase 3, peroxisomal-like → MNNLTQSLPPPPPPPPSSGNDLTAAFNYEGVYDLYPVLRDFIRAFIEFPKMLVAIVNGPAIGIAATTLPLCDLVFASENSYFYTPFTKLGIVAEGCSSFTFSRIMGERKALEMLLFNYKMPAIEALQCGFVNELYKPEELQHKVWDKIIEVTNMKRESLIESKKLIRGQIKDHLLEINDKECK, encoded by the exons atgaacaaccttacacaatcgctccccccccccccccccccccccccgagCAGTGGCAATGACCTCACAGCGGCATTCAACTATGAAGGAGTTTACGATCTTTATCCCGTATTACGAGACTTCATCAGAGCCTTTATTGAATTTCCAAAAATGCTTGTTGCAATTGTTAATGGGCCTGCCATTGGCATAGCAGCCACAACCTTACCACTTTGTGATTTAGTGTTTGCTTCAGAAAAT TCTTACTTTTATACTCCATTTACAAAACTGGGTATAGTTGCAGAAGGATGTTCATCATTTACATTTTCAAGGATAATGGGAGAAAGAAAG GCACTGGAAATGTTactatttaattacaaaatgcCTGCTATTGAAGCTTTACAATGTGGTTTTGTTAATGAGCTCTACAAACCTGAAGAATTGCAGCACAAAGTTTGGGACAAAATAATTGAAGTGACTAACATGAAAAGAGAATCTTTGATTGAAAGTAAAAAGCTGATAAGGGGTCAAATAAAAGACCATCTGCTAGAGATAAATGATAAAGAGTGTAAATGA